From Nycticebus coucang isolate mNycCou1 chromosome 6, mNycCou1.pri, whole genome shotgun sequence, the proteins below share one genomic window:
- the RNASE10 gene encoding inactive ribonuclease-like protein 10 — translation MKLNLVQIFFMLLLLLLGLGVGLGLGLHMAAAVLEDSDQPLNEFWSSDSQDKAEATEKGEGTQTMETLVLSNKAVVPPDWPEETVLGEDEVGGNELLRADSLSQSDKDYLMLDLTARECNALMAHKMKEHNQSCVNEYTFIHEDPQTVKAVCNSPVVPCMLKGRKCHKSSRPFDLTFCKLSKPGQIAPNCNYLTIIMEKFIVISCNDMKIQSATGQ, via the coding sequence ATGAAGCTGAATCTGGTGCAGATCTTTttcatgctgctgctgctgctgctgggtctgggggtgggcctgggcctggggctTCATATGGCTGCAGCAGTCCTAGAGGACAGTGATCAGCCGCTGAACGAGTTTTGGTCCAGTGACTCACAGGACAAAGCTGAGGCGACTGAGAAGGGAGAGGGTACTCAAACAATGGAAACCCTGGTGCTTAGCAACAAAGCAGTGGTGCCACCTGACTGGCCAGAAGAGACCGTCCTTGGTGAAGATGAGGTTGGTGGAAACGAGCTGCTCAGAGCTGACTCTCTCTCTCAGAGCGACAAAGACTATCTTATGCTTGACCTGACAGCGAGGGAGTGCAATGCCTTGATGGCACACAAGATGAAAGAGCACAATCAGAGCTGCGTAAATGAGTATACTTTCATCCACGAGGATCCCCAAACAGTCAAAGCTGTCTGCAACAGCCCTGTGGTTCCCTGTATGCTCAAGGGGAGGAAATGTCACAAAAGCTCTCGTCCTTTTGATTTGACATTCTGTAAGTTGTCCAAACCAGGCCAAATCGCCCCGAACTGCAATTACCTAACTATCATTATGGAAAAGTTCATTGTTATAAGTTGTAATGACATGAAGATCCAGTCAGCAACTGGACAATGA